In Virgibacillus sp. NKC19-16, a single genomic region encodes these proteins:
- a CDS encoding acetoacetate--CoA ligase, translated as MEQIEEGTLLWEPDEDWKHQSFLYDYMKWLREHKNLYFDDYHSLWKWSVNEVEAFWESQWEYFDIQSKQPYETVLTSHKMPGARWFPESTISYTEHIFRNRDENKAAIIHASEMRGKSEVTWKQLYQETAALQQTLQKLGVQKGDRVVAYVANIYESVVAFLATASLGAIWSSASPDFGTQSVIDRFKQIEPKVMVTVDGYSYSGKNFDRTEVVESIQSELPTLEATIAIPYLHENPDFSGCKNVIPWTNAVKTNGQLTLTCVHVPFNDPLWVLFSSGTTGKPKPIVQSQGGILIEHLKALTFHADLGEDDRFFWYTTTGWMMWNFLVGGLLTGSTIILYDGNPAYPDKKMLWKFAEDTKMTVFGTSASYITSCMKDDAFKPGEEFDLSHLKNISSTGSPLPPEGFQWCYENVKEDLWIASASGGTDVCTAFILGAPILPVYAGELQCRGLGAKIESFSDDGKPEIEEVGELVLTEPFPSMPIYFWNDSDGSRMHDSYFDIYPGIWRHGDYLKVTDRGTCVIYGRSDATINRAGIRIGTSEIYRAVDQVKEVADSLIVDIPKDNSDSFTPLFVVMTEGYVLTDKIQQVIKKQIKEQCSPRHVPTGIYEVPDLPQTLNGKKLEIPVKKLLMGEPLDKVVNKGSLANEEALDYFIQFDQEIKTNQQ; from the coding sequence ATGGAGCAAATTGAAGAGGGTACTTTACTATGGGAACCTGATGAAGACTGGAAACATCAATCATTCCTTTACGATTATATGAAGTGGTTGAGGGAACATAAAAACTTGTATTTTGATGATTATCATTCCCTATGGAAATGGTCTGTAAATGAGGTAGAAGCATTTTGGGAATCACAGTGGGAGTACTTTGATATTCAATCGAAGCAACCCTATGAAACTGTTTTAACATCACATAAAATGCCTGGTGCCAGATGGTTTCCGGAAAGCACAATCAGTTACACGGAACATATTTTCAGAAATCGTGATGAAAATAAGGCCGCCATTATTCATGCTTCCGAAATGCGGGGAAAATCAGAAGTCACCTGGAAGCAACTTTATCAGGAAACTGCAGCGTTACAACAAACACTCCAAAAACTCGGTGTCCAAAAAGGTGATCGTGTTGTGGCATATGTAGCTAATATCTATGAATCTGTTGTGGCCTTCTTAGCCACAGCTAGTCTTGGGGCCATTTGGTCAAGTGCTTCACCTGATTTCGGAACACAAAGTGTCATCGACCGCTTTAAACAAATCGAGCCAAAAGTGATGGTTACGGTGGACGGCTATAGCTATAGCGGGAAAAATTTTGACCGTACAGAAGTTGTAGAAAGCATCCAATCAGAGCTACCGACGTTAGAAGCAACCATTGCAATTCCTTACTTACATGAAAATCCGGATTTTAGTGGCTGTAAAAATGTCATACCTTGGACAAATGCAGTAAAAACAAATGGACAACTCACGCTCACTTGCGTTCATGTCCCATTCAATGATCCATTATGGGTATTGTTTTCATCGGGAACAACCGGAAAGCCGAAGCCAATTGTCCAAAGCCAAGGAGGCATCCTAATCGAACACCTAAAAGCACTCACCTTCCATGCAGACTTAGGCGAAGACGACCGATTCTTCTGGTATACAACAACCGGCTGGATGATGTGGAACTTTCTTGTCGGTGGACTTCTTACAGGCAGCACGATTATTTTATATGATGGAAACCCTGCCTATCCGGATAAAAAAATGCTCTGGAAATTTGCAGAAGACACCAAAATGACTGTATTCGGTACGAGTGCAAGCTACATCACGTCTTGTATGAAAGATGATGCATTTAAACCTGGCGAGGAATTTGACCTAAGTCATTTGAAAAATATCAGCTCCACTGGGTCGCCCTTACCGCCAGAAGGCTTTCAGTGGTGCTATGAAAATGTAAAAGAAGATCTGTGGATTGCCTCCGCAAGTGGGGGAACCGATGTATGCACCGCTTTTATTTTAGGCGCACCGATTTTACCAGTTTATGCTGGAGAATTACAGTGCCGGGGACTTGGTGCTAAAATAGAAAGCTTCAGTGATGATGGCAAGCCTGAAATAGAGGAAGTAGGCGAATTAGTACTTACCGAACCATTCCCTTCGATGCCGATATATTTTTGGAATGATTCGGACGGGAGCCGCATGCATGACAGTTATTTCGATATATATCCGGGAATTTGGCGGCATGGTGACTACTTAAAAGTCACAGATCGCGGAACGTGTGTTATTTATGGGCGTTCGGATGCAACGATTAACCGTGCCGGTATTCGAATTGGCACAAGCGAAATTTACCGGGCTGTCGATCAGGTGAAGGAAGTTGCTGATAGTTTGATCGTGGACATTCCAAAGGATAATAGTGATTCTTTCACACCACTATTTGTTGTAATGACAGAGGGCTATGTGCTAACAGATAAAATTCAGCAAGTCATTAAAAAGCAAATCAAAGAACAATGCTCTCCACGGCATGTTCCAACAGGAATTTATGAAGTACCAGATCTACCTCAAACATTAAACGGAAAAAAATTAGAAATCCCAGTTAAGAAACTACTGATGGGAGAACCTCTTGATAAGGTAGTTAATAAAGGGTCATTAGCTAATGAGGAAGCTCTGGATTATTTTATACAATTTGATCAGGAAATAAAGACAAATCAACAATAA
- a CDS encoding LytTR family DNA-binding domain-containing protein, with the protein MKINIDIDDKYEETSVTIQAREWTEELEEIVKIVKKRRQQRLFGIESDQTILLDPNEIDFVYAEKRKIFATLKGRTIEVKMKLYEVEEMLTPYDFTRFSKSVIGNINRIERFELSFNGNLCVYFHSGNKEYITRKYVAAIKEKLMKGGQAYDR; encoded by the coding sequence ATGAAAATAAACATTGATATCGATGATAAGTATGAGGAAACTTCGGTAACCATTCAAGCGAGGGAATGGACAGAGGAGCTGGAGGAAATTGTGAAGATTGTAAAGAAGCGAAGACAGCAGCGTTTATTCGGCATCGAATCTGATCAGACGATACTTCTGGACCCGAACGAGATCGATTTTGTTTATGCTGAAAAGAGAAAAATATTTGCTACATTAAAAGGTCGAACGATTGAAGTAAAAATGAAGCTGTATGAAGTTGAGGAAATGCTGACCCCTTATGACTTTACACGTTTTTCCAAATCAGTGATTGGAAACATAAATCGTATCGAGCGTTTCGAGTTATCCTTTAACGGCAATCTTTGTGTTTACTTTCATTCCGGAAATAAAGAATATATTACGAGAAAATATGTGGCAGCCATAAAGGAAAAGCTGATGAAGGGTGGGCAAGCATATGATCGTTGA
- the panF gene encoding sodium/pantothenate symporter — translation MNWQALIPLIGFLILIFIIGIWTSRHLKGSSSFLQDYFLGGRSLGGFILAMTMTSTYGSASSFIGGPGSAYNEGLGWVLLAMSQVATGYFVLMVLGKKFAIVTRRYKAVTMVDFLKERYQSKWVVLFSAFSIIVFLFSAMAAQWIGGARLIESLTGLSYIGALFIFALSVLIYVTIGGFRAVALTDAIQGSVMFVGTLILLIATIIAGGGVSAIMSDLATENPNLITPFGADGSLTPRYVSSFWILVGVGVVALPQITVRAMSYKNSKSMHRALIIGTIVVGFIMLNMHLIGVFARPILPGIEVGDRVMPLIALEVLPAWLAGVVLAAPMAAIMSTVDSLLLLVSSTIVKDVYINYVEPKASYKKVMRLSIGVTAVLGIIVFLLALDPPDLIIWLNLFAFGGLEAAFIWPIVLGLYWRKGNKYGALASMIAGVGLYVLSDTFFPQPLGLHSVVLPVVLSLIAYVVVSLGTQRKADVENVGI, via the coding sequence ATGAACTGGCAGGCTTTAATTCCATTAATAGGGTTTTTAATACTTATTTTCATTATCGGGATCTGGACAAGCAGACATCTTAAGGGATCAAGTTCCTTCTTGCAGGATTATTTTTTAGGTGGCAGGAGCCTCGGTGGCTTTATTTTGGCGATGACGATGACTTCTACATATGGGAGCGCCAGCAGCTTTATTGGTGGCCCCGGTTCTGCCTATAACGAAGGCTTAGGTTGGGTTTTACTGGCGATGTCCCAGGTTGCTACGGGTTATTTTGTGTTAATGGTTTTAGGTAAAAAGTTTGCGATTGTAACAAGAAGATATAAAGCTGTTACGATGGTCGATTTTTTAAAGGAAAGGTATCAATCCAAATGGGTAGTCTTGTTCTCGGCATTCAGTATTATTGTATTTTTATTCTCAGCAATGGCAGCACAATGGATTGGTGGGGCTAGATTAATAGAATCTTTAACTGGCCTATCCTACATAGGAGCATTGTTTATATTCGCCTTATCTGTACTTATTTACGTGACAATTGGTGGATTTCGGGCGGTTGCTTTGACGGATGCGATTCAGGGCAGTGTGATGTTCGTTGGAACGTTGATTTTGTTAATTGCCACAATCATTGCTGGTGGCGGGGTATCTGCAATTATGTCTGATCTTGCCACGGAGAATCCAAATTTGATAACACCATTTGGAGCAGATGGGTCATTAACGCCACGATATGTATCATCCTTTTGGATACTTGTCGGTGTCGGGGTTGTTGCATTGCCACAGATTACAGTGAGGGCAATGTCTTATAAAAATTCAAAATCGATGCACCGGGCATTAATTATTGGAACGATCGTAGTCGGATTTATCATGCTTAATATGCACCTGATTGGTGTGTTTGCACGACCGATTTTACCAGGCATTGAAGTGGGTGATAGAGTCATGCCGTTGATTGCGCTTGAGGTTTTGCCCGCGTGGCTGGCTGGAGTTGTGTTGGCAGCACCAATGGCAGCAATTATGTCCACAGTGGATTCATTGCTGTTGTTAGTTAGTTCTACGATTGTAAAAGATGTTTACATAAATTATGTAGAGCCAAAGGCATCATATAAAAAGGTCATGCGATTAAGTATTGGCGTGACAGCTGTTTTAGGGATCATCGTATTTTTATTAGCGTTGGATCCGCCTGATTTAATTATTTGGCTAAACCTATTTGCATTTGGCGGGTTGGAAGCTGCATTTATTTGGCCGATTGTGCTGGGGCTCTATTGGCGCAAAGGGAATAAATACGGGGCACTGGCCTCGATGATCGCAGGGGTTGGGCTATATGTATTATCTGATACATTCTTCCCGCAGCCGCTGGGATTACATTCGGTCGTGCTGCCAGTCGTCCTGTCATTGATAGCCTATGTTGTGGTTAGTTTGGGGACCCAGCGAAAAGCGGATGTAGAAAATGTAGGAATTTAA
- a CDS encoding DUF3021 domain-containing protein has protein sequence MIVEALKRITAGIAVGGIYTFVVLSFVKFYGVDATVSEIWLGMLGSLVVGIYFGLSSFIFEVHDWSYLKQTVIHFSLSITVYFIIALSAGWVPFTPLAILSSALVWIAFYTLVWTGFYIYFKKVEASLNEELRKKN, from the coding sequence ATGATCGTTGAAGCGCTAAAACGGATTACAGCCGGGATAGCTGTTGGAGGAATTTATACCTTTGTTGTTCTTTCCTTTGTCAAATTTTATGGAGTAGATGCTACCGTATCAGAAATTTGGCTGGGTATGTTGGGCAGTTTGGTGGTTGGTATTTACTTTGGATTATCTTCTTTTATATTTGAGGTTCATGACTGGAGTTATCTAAAACAAACCGTTATCCATTTCAGCCTATCGATTACTGTTTATTTTATCATTGCGTTGTCGGCTGGATGGGTCCCCTTTACACCACTTGCTATTCTCAGCAGCGCACTCGTGTGGATTGCGTTTTATACCTTAGTTTGGACTGGATTTTATATATATTTCAAAAAAGTGGAAGCTTCGTTGAATGAAGAATTGCGGAAAAAGAACTAG